DNA from Gephyromycinifex aptenodytis:
GGTCGAGAACTTGAAGCCCTTGGTGTAGTCGAACTTCTCCACCGCGCGGATCAGACCCAGGTTTCCTTCCTGGATCAGATCCAGGAAGAGCATCCCGCGGCCGGTGTAGCGCTTAGCCAACGAGACCACGAGCCGAAGGTTGGCTTCGAGCAGGTGGTTCTTGGCGTTCTTCCCGTCCTGGGAGATCCACCACAGTTCACGCTTGAGCTTGGGAGCGATCTCCTCGCCGGAGTTGAGCTTCTCCTCAGCGAACAAGCCAGCTTCGATGCGTTTGGCGAGCTCGACTTCCTGCTCAGCGTTCAGCAGCGCGACCTTGCCGATCTGCTTGAGGTAGTCCTTGACCGGGTCTGCGGTAGCGCCCGCAGTGATGACCTGCTGAGCCGGGGCGTCGTCCTCATCGTCCTCCCGGATGACGAAGCCGGTCTCCTCAGGCCCGTCGCTGTCCTTGCCCTTAGCTGCGGGCTGTGCACCCTCGGCAGGCTCGGCCTCATCGGCGGGTGCAGCACCCTCGACGACCTCGACCTCAGCGACCACGCTCTCCAACTCGGCCGGATCGATCTCTTCGATGATCGGATCAACGACGTCATCGCCTGATGTGGCCGCCGTCTTCTTCGCTGCGGTCTTGGTGGCGGTTTTCGCCGCCGTCTTGGTGGCGGTCTTCTTCGTGGCGCGTTTGGCGGTCTTCTTCGCAGCGGGCGCGCTCTTCTGCGGCGCCTGCGTGCCGGCAGCCGAGTCGTTCGTCTCCGACTCAGGTTCTGCGGCTGCCGTCTTCGTGGTGGTCTGCTTGACCGCGGTCTTCTTCACCGCCGTCTTCTTCGCGGCCGTCTTCTTCGTGGCCCGCGGACGTCGGGTGGCAACGACGGCCTGCGCGGCATGCGCGGTGTCGAGCGTGACGACAACTCCCTGACCCTCCAGGGCCCGGATAACGGCCTTCTGGCGGGTGGGGGTGAGCTCAGCAGCTTCCAGAGCGGTCTTCAACTCGTGGGAGTCCACCGTTCCTCGCGTGCTGCCTACCTTGAGCAGCTCCTTCAAGGCCGGGTGTGAAAATTCGGCGGGGAGGGGCTTAGCGGCTGAAGTTTCGGCCGATTGCGGGGCGTTCGCCACGTGGGACACCGACACCTTTCATCATGATCGTGCGGTTCGTGGGGTGGTCGCCTGCGGTTTACCGCCCGTGGGGCGGCGCGCCTGGCCGCGCTAGATAGCTTTGCGCGGGTCGACCAAGAGTCACTCGAACGTCCATTATAATTCTTTACGCCCAAGACGTCGCATTGGGTCGCATCGTCGCAGGTCACAGCGTTTCGGGTAGTCACTGTGCGAGCGCAGGTGTACCGCAGGCGGCGACTGCCGCGTTCGAACTCACACCGAACGGGATACCGGTGCAGCCTTCACTGCGATCACGGGGCAACCCGCTTCGAGCAGAATCCGTTGCGCGTTGGAGCCCAGGAACAACTTGCCGATCGGAGTGCGGCGTCGCAGACCAATGACGATGCATTCGGCGTCCAGTTCCTCAGCCACCTCGATGAGATCCTCAGCAGGTTCGTTGCCATGTGCCAGGACGCGCTCTTCATGACTGATCCCGGCTTGGTCCAGAACCCGTCGGATCTGCTCCAGGGACTCCTCGAACTTGCGAGTCTCGTCGCGAGCCGGGTTCCGCTCCACCTTGGCGGAGTTGACCACCACAAGCCTGGTGTTGCGGCGGGTGCACTCGCGCGCGGCATGCTCCAGGGCCGCACGCCCTTCCCTGGTTGGTACGTAGCCCACAACGACGGCCACAGCTGCGCTCCTTCATCGGCTGTCGCGCCCACCTTCTGCAGCGTGCACGTGGTCCGACGCTAACGCATCCCCCGGTTCGGTCCCTACTCATCATCGGTTGGGCCGGGCCGCTAGGACAGGCTCAGATCCTGCGGCCGTACCTGCAGCAGCAGGAGCCTGCGCATGAGATCTGCCAACGGGTAGGACGGGTCCGACTCGAACGCCTCATCCAGCCCCACCCGAGCCATCGCGCCGTCGCCGAGCGACCAGGCATAAATCGCCAACACGGTGCAGGCCGGTGCCCGCACCTGCACCGGGGCCTCCCGCACCAGCTGCACCAGAACCGCCCGTCGACGCTGGCATTCCTCCAGATCGTCGGCGGCCTGCCACGAGGCGAGGCGCCGGAGGTCCTCTTGAGCCGCAGGCGCCAGGATCGCCGGTGGCACCACCGCCGGCGACAGGGCCGCCAATACCGCGTCTCGGGAGTCAGCCTCGGTCAAGCCAGCCAGGGCCAAGCCCCGGACGGACGCCTCGGCCTGCTCAGCGAGGACCTGTGTCCAGGCCCGTAAGGTGGCGCGGCGCCAAGCCTGATCAGCGAGGGCGGGCCCGCCTCGACGACGTTGCTGGACCGCCTCGTGGAAGGCCGAGGTGACCTCCGACTGCAGGCTCGGGCGAAGAAGACGGACCAGGCCTGCCCTATCCGGTGAGGGGCTCACGCCATACCCGACGTACTCGCACACCGCCGGCACCGAGGACGGCTCGGGCAGCGGTTGACCATCGGCGGGGCAGCATTGCGGATCGGTGCACAGCACACTGCGCCAACGCCCCTGCTCGACCACCACCACCTCGCTGATCGGCAGGCCGTATCCCAGCAGATCCTCGCGCAGTTGCTGCGCGGACGCGCTCAGCTGCTCGCCCGGGCCGTAGCCGACGATGAGCACATTGTCCGGAGGCTGCCGGCGTAGCGCGGCGAGGACCAGGCTCACCTCGCCTGGGTCCGTGCGCTGCCCGGCGGCGGGCCGGTCCAGCCGGTGCACGAAGGCGAGCTTGCCCTCGCTGAGCGAAATGAGAATGAGCGAATCTGTGGGGTGGAAGCCCAGGTGGTAGGGCAGGAAAGCCAGCAGGTCGCCGATGCCGCGAACACGCAGATTGGTCATGCGCTCAGCGTGCTGGCGCCGGTGAAACGCCGGTGGCGCCCACGCTTGGCTGTGGACGCGTCCGAGGGCCCGACCCTGCCTGTGGCTGACTACCCGCCCAGACAGATCAGGCCCTCGGCGCTGCGATCAGGCTGGGGGCAGCCCGGTCAGGGTCGCCTTGACCGGGAACTCCTGGCGCACGTAGTCGGCGAGCTTGTTGAGGAGGAAGGTGTCGACGCCTGCCCCCACCGCGCCGCCGAGGAAGGGCACCGCGCGTCCCATCCGGGTGAAAGTGCCACGGCCGATGCTGGTGACGAGGCGGAAGCCGACGCCCTTGTTGATGGCCATCATGACCGGGCCGGGCATCCGCTCGGCGGCCAAGCTCGCCAACCGGCCACTGCTGGTGTAGCCGACCTTTTTCAGTAGGTCGGAGGCATCGGCACCGACCAGGGAGAGCAGCACCGCTGCGCGCACTCCCTCGTCCTTGAGTTCGTAGCCGCGCACGGCTGCAATGGCCGCGACCATCCGGGTTGCCAGCACGTAGAAACCCACCACGTTCGCCGGCAGCGCCACCGGCAAGGTGATGAACCCACCCAGACCGGTCACGAAGCCATTACCTGCGACCAGGCGCATGTGCTGGCCGACGATGTCGTCGATGGCGCGTTCGGGGTCGCTGCGTCGACTCTGCGCCTCGCGTGCCACCTTGCTTGCCGAATCGAAGCTCGCTTTGCCGTCGATGCCCACGTCGAGCAGCCGCTCGACCATCTTGGCGCCTTGTGCCGACAGACCGGTCAGGTCATCGGAACTCATCGGCGTCGGCGCGGCCTTGTTGCCGCCGAAGATGTCGAAGATCCCCACGTGCGTCCTCCTACGAAGTTGGTCTCCGTCGCGGTGGCGACGGGATTTACAGCTATCAATGCCCCATCAGGGGGCACTCGACACACTCTCCAGCTCAGTTACCCCGGCCGACGTCGCGCAAGAACGCCTCCAACTCGGCCCCGAGTTGATCAGCCGACGGCAGTTCGGCCTCGTCGATGGGAACGTCCTGGTCGGCAGGCTGGTGACGGGCGTCGTACTGACGCTCCAGCGCCGCCACGATCTCTGCGGCGTCGGCCGAGGAGGCCAACTCGGCGGCGATGGCGTGCTCGCTGTCGGCCACAGCCAGGTGCAAGCCCGCATCCGGTAGGTCCAACCCGGCCACCTCACGTGCACAGCCCAAACCGTAGAGAGCCGCCGCCGGGTGATCTGCCTGGGCCAGATAGTGCGGAACGTGCACGGCGTACCCGACCGCGCGCCGACCCAGCTCACCCAGTCGCAACTCCAGGAGCGCGGCAAGGCTTCCCGGTAGCGAGATGGTGCCGAACACCGGGGTACCGGAACGCAACTCGGGCACGGTGGCGTGCACGGTGGCGCTGATCGGGCGGGTGTGCGGCACGGCCATCGGAATGCCGTGCACGGTCACCGTCAGCTCCACCTGCAGCGCTTTGATGAGGGTCAGGACCGACTCCACCAGGCGTTCCCACTGGTAGTCCGGCTCGGGACCGGTCAACAGCAGGAACGGTGAGCCTGCGTCGTCGATGAGCCGGTACAGGATCAGGGCCGGGTCTGCGTAGTCGACCCAGTGATCCTGAGCGAAGGTCATCATCGGGCGCCGAGCACGGTAGTCGATGAGCTGGTCCAGATCGAAGGTCGCGACGACCGTGTGGTCCAGGGTGGCCAGCAGGTGCTCGGTGAGCAGGCGTTGGGTATGCCCCGCGTCGAGGTAGCCGCCGAGTGCCACCAGGAGGGTCGGCGCTGACAGGTCGCCGATGGCGGTGTCGGTCTCCAAGCGATAGAGCGATGCCGGATCCTGCACAGCTCCTCCTTCCGTTGCCCAAACCTTTGCCCAAACGGGCCTGCGTTGCTCAGCACCAGAACGTCCAGCACAGCGGGGGGATTCCCGCAGGCCGGGGCGCCACCGGCGCGCTCAGCGCAGGTGCGCGTCTTCGACCAGGTCCATTGCCTTGTAGATGCGCTTCTCCGAGACCGGATGGGCGGTTCCCAGCGACTGCGCGAACAGACTGATCCGCAGCTCCTGGATCATCCACCGCAGAGCCACCACGTCATCGGCGGCCCGTTCACAGGCCGGCAACGACTCGATCAGACGCACCCGCTCGGCCTCGACGGTGCGCACGATCTCCAACCGGCCCGCGTCCCGCCAGATCTCCGTCGGCGCCTTCTCCAGCCGGGCGAGCATGCCCTGCAGGTACCGGGGCAGACGCGGCAGGTAGGTGTGACCGGTCTCGGCGACAAAGCCCGGATGCACCAGGTCTGCCAACTGCGCGCCAAGGTCGGCCTTCATCGCGGCCAGGTCGGGTTGGGCCGGGGTCTTCATCGCGTCCAGCGCCAACCGCACGGCAAGGGCCCGGTCCAGTACCGGGTGCACGTTCTGAACGATCTCGATGACGGTGGGCACGATCTCGCGTCGCACTGCCGCCAACGCATCCTCGAATTGGGCGGGGGTGCGCACCAGCTCTGCGCCCTCGGCCGCCAGTCGCCGTGCCACGATCGCATCCAACGCCGCCGCCAGCACGTCATCGAGCAGGGCTGGAACACTGCCGTGCGGGTTGTTGCCCAACGCCAACTTCTGGGTGTTGGACAGCAGACCGAGGATGCGTTTCCACGGCACGCTGGTATTGAGCAACAGCAGGCGCCGTACGCCGAGTCGGGTGGCGGCGAGTTGTTCTGCCCGCCCGGCCAGGACCTGCACGGCCACCGAATCGCCTTGATCGACCAAAGCCGGATAGCCGTGCACGCTGCGCGTGCCGACCCGACGGTCGAAGACCTCGGGTAGCTCCTCGAACGCCCACGAGGTCAGACCGGTGCGTTCGATGTCGTGGGCGGCTTTGGCCATCGTGGTGCGCACCGCCGGCGCCAAGGCTTCCTGCAGCTCGCCGAGGTCTTTACTCTCCCCCAGCTTGCGCCCGGCGGTGTCTTCGACCCGGAAGGTCATCCGCAGATGGTCCGGAACGCGGGAGGGGTCCCACTCGCCGACCGGGACCCGGTGTCCGGTGCGGATGTACAGCGCCCGCCCGAGCTCCTCCACCAAGGGCACCCCGGCTTCCATCTCGGCCTCGTCGGCTTGCGCCAGCGCCTGGCGCGCGTGGTCGGGGGTGGGTACGAAGTTCTTGCGGGTCGCCTTAGGCAAGCTCTTCAGCAGCGCCGTGGCCAACTCCGAACGCAAACCGGGCACCTGCCAGTCGAACCCCTCCACGCTGACCTGGTTCAGTTGCTCGACCGGGATGTGCACGGTGACCCCGTCGGCGTGGGCGCCCGGCTCGAACTGGTAGGTCAGTCGCAGCCGCAGCTCGCCCTGCACCCACTCGTGGGGATAGTCCCGGGCATCTACCGCGTCGGCATCGTCGGAGACCAGGAAGTCCTCGGTGAACGTCAGC
Protein-coding regions in this window:
- a CDS encoding RNA polymerase sigma factor; its protein translation is MANAPQSAETSAAKPLPAEFSHPALKELLKVGSTRGTVDSHELKTALEAAELTPTRQKAVIRALEGQGVVVTLDTAHAAQAVVATRRPRATKKTAAKKTAVKKTAVKQTTTKTAAAEPESETNDSAAGTQAPQKSAPAAKKTAKRATKKTATKTAAKTATKTAAKKTAATSGDDVVDPIIEEIDPAELESVVAEVEVVEGAAPADEAEPAEGAQPAAKGKDSDGPEETGFVIREDDEDDAPAQQVITAGATADPVKDYLKQIGKVALLNAEQEVELAKRIEAGLFAEEKLNSGEEIAPKLKRELWWISQDGKNAKNHLLEANLRLVVSLAKRYTGRGMLFLDLIQEGNLGLIRAVEKFDYTKGFKFSTYATWWIRQAITRAMADQARTIRIPVHMVEVINKLARVQRQMLQDLGREPTPEELAKELDMTPEKVVEVQKYGREPISLHTPLGEDGDSEFGDLIEDSEAVVPADAVSFTLLQEQLHSVLDTLSEREAGVVSMRFGLTDGQPKTLDEIGKVYGVTRERIRQIESKTMSKLRHPSRSQVLRDYLD
- a CDS encoding universal stress protein; translated protein: MAVVVGYVPTREGRAALEHAARECTRRNTRLVVVNSAKVERNPARDETRKFEESLEQIRRVLDQAGISHEERVLAHGNEPAEDLIEVAEELDAECIVIGLRRRTPIGKLFLGSNAQRILLEAGCPVIAVKAAPVSRSV
- a CDS encoding DUF4192 domain-containing protein, encoding MTNLRVRGIGDLLAFLPYHLGFHPTDSLILISLSEGKLAFVHRLDRPAAGQRTDPGEVSLVLAALRRQPPDNVLIVGYGPGEQLSASAQQLREDLLGYGLPISEVVVVEQGRWRSVLCTDPQCCPADGQPLPEPSSVPAVCEYVGYGVSPSPDRAGLVRLLRPSLQSEVTSAFHEAVQQRRRGGPALADQAWRRATLRAWTQVLAEQAEASVRGLALAGLTEADSRDAVLAALSPAVVPPAILAPAAQEDLRRLASWQAADDLEECQRRRAVLVQLVREAPVQVRAPACTVLAIYAWSLGDGAMARVGLDEAFESDPSYPLADLMRRLLLLQVRPQDLSLS
- a CDS encoding EcsC family protein — protein: MGIFDIFGGNKAAPTPMSSDDLTGLSAQGAKMVERLLDVGIDGKASFDSASKVAREAQSRRSDPERAIDDIVGQHMRLVAGNGFVTGLGGFITLPVALPANVVGFYVLATRMVAAIAAVRGYELKDEGVRAAVLLSLVGADASDLLKKVGYTSSGRLASLAAERMPGPVMMAINKGVGFRLVTSIGRGTFTRMGRAVPFLGGAVGAGVDTFLLNKLADYVRQEFPVKATLTGLPPA
- a CDS encoding PAC2 family protein; protein product: MQDPASLYRLETDTAIGDLSAPTLLVALGGYLDAGHTQRLLTEHLLATLDHTVVATFDLDQLIDYRARRPMMTFAQDHWVDYADPALILYRLIDDAGSPFLLLTGPEPDYQWERLVESVLTLIKALQVELTVTVHGIPMAVPHTRPISATVHATVPELRSGTPVFGTISLPGSLAALLELRLGELGRRAVGYAVHVPHYLAQADHPAAALYGLGCAREVAGLDLPDAGLHLAVADSEHAIAAELASSADAAEIVAALERQYDARHQPADQDVPIDEAELPSADQLGAELEAFLRDVGRGN